Within Massilia endophytica, the genomic segment AGCAGCTCGTCCAGCGCGACACTCAGCGTTCCATCCGGGCCTGTGCGCAGAAGGCGGCCGGTTTCGTAAAGGATCTGGGCCCGCGCCGTGGCGTAGCCCTGCTGGAACTGCAGGCGGGCGAGCAGCGCGTTGTTCAGGCGGTCCTCCACATTCAGCACATCGATCAGCGTGGCGCTGCCAAGCTGGCGGCGGGTGCTCGTGTCCTGAAGGGCGGCGCGGTAGCGGGCGATGGTGAGCTCGGATGCCCGCAGCTGGGCGGCGTAGGCGTTATAGGCCTGGTAGGCAGATTCCATGCTTGCCGTGACCGACTGCTCCAGCGTGACGCGGCGCAGGCGGGCGCTGTCCGCATTGGCTGCCGCAACCTGGAGGGCGCCGCTGTTGGCGGAGTTCTGCACCGGCCATTGCAGCGAAAGCTTGGCTGCAATGCCCGGACCGCTGTGGCGGGAGGTGGGGTCGAAGGCTGCTGCCGCCGTGCGGGCGCCTTCGCGCAGGCCCGCGTAGTAGGCGGAGACATCGAGGTCCAGGGCCGGCTTGTCGCTGTTGCGGGCGGCCTTCAGGCGGGTGTCCATGGCTTCCTCGCGCAGGCGCAGCGCCGCAACATCGGCACGGCGCTGGAGGGCCTGCGCGCCCAGTGCCGCCATGCTGTCGCTGCCCGCATGTTCGGGCAGGCGCTGGGCCGGCGGCGCAAGAGCCGCCGTTTCGCCCGCGTCCATGCCGTAGAGGCGGGCGAGGGCGAAGCGTCCGTCGCGGGCGCGCTGTTCGGCGCCGATGCGGGCCGCTTCGCGCTCGGTCACCGCCGCGGTCAGCAGGTTCAGGTCCGCGGGCGGCAGTTCGTCCGCCTCCACCAGCTTTTCCGTTTCGCGCCGCAGCTGGCGGGTACGCGTCTCGGCCGCCGCCGCCACATCGGCGGCGGACTGCCGCGCAGCCCAGTCCCAGTAAGCCTGCACCACGGCCAGTACCGTGCGCGCCACGGCCTGCTCGGTTTCACGCGCGGCAGCGGCGGCATCCAGCGTTGCGGCATTGCGTGCGGCGGCTGCGTCCTTGCCGGGATTCTTCTGCAGCGGAACGCGCAGCGTGAAAGTCAGGCGGTCGCTGGTCTGGCGCGGAATGTTCTGGGCGCCCTGCACGTTGTCGTCCGCGCGCGTGACCGCATAGAGCCCGCTCAGCTGCAGGCCGTTGGCGAACTGGCGCGAGGCGCCCAGCGAAGTGGTGGAGCCGTCGATCAGCTGGTCCGGACCCGCGCTCAGGTAGCGGGCCCGCTCATCGGCACGCAGGGGACGTTCGTCACGCGTGCCGCCCAGTGCGGCCGTCTGCACGAGGTCGAAGGGCGCATTGCTGCTGCGCGCCACGCCTTCGGCAGCCTGCTGGGTGGAGCGCTGAAGGCTGATATCCGGGCTGCGCGCCAGGGCCAGGGCCACGGCGTCGCGCAGGAGCAGGTCCTGCGCCCACAGCGCGGGCGATGCGGCCAGCAGGAGGGTGAAGAGGCTGCGCTGCATGTCAGCTGGCCAGGCGCTTGAGCATGCGGTCGAAGCGCGCGCCTGCGAGGTGGATCTTGTCCACCAGTTCCTCGTTGATCTCGCTCATCTGCGGTGCGTCCGGGTCTGGCGCGCCGCCGCCGTAGCCGAAACGGCGGGTGGTGTGGCGGATGCGGTCGGACATGAAGACCGAGAGGGCGCGGTAGAAGCGGGCGGCGAAGGGCGCGTCCTGCGCCAGCTTTTCGCGCAGCACGGCGTGCGGCAGGCGCAAGGCCACAGCGCCTTCGCCGGCGCGCACGATGGCCGTGGTGCGGGCAGGATCGACCAGCGACATTTCGCCAATGATCTCTCCGCTGCCCAGCTCCACGATCACGTCGCCCTTGCCCGTGAGGACGGCGAAGCTGCCATCGATCACGAAGTAGACGCTGTCCACGCGGCTGTCGTAGGGAATAAGCTCGGTGCCCGCCGGGTAGGCGCGGCGCTCGCCGTGGCTGGCGATCCAGTCCACGTCCTCGTCCCGCAGTTCGCTGAGAATGAATAGAACCTTACGCATCTTGCTGCTCCTGCTCGCCGTGCCGATGTTGCGACTGTTCGCTCGCCATGGCGTGGAACAACCCCCGCCTGGCCATCAGTTCGGCATAGTTTCCATGTTCGGCCACACGGCCGTTTTCGAGTACCAGAATCCTGTCCGCCCCCGCCAGCGTGGACAGGCGGTGCGCGATCACGACCCGGGTGACGCGCAGGCGCGAGAGATTGGCCATGACGCGCGCTTGCGACGGGCCGTCCAGCATGCTGGTCGCCTCGTCCATGAACAGCACCGCTGGTTTGCGAACGAGTGCGCGTGCGATGAGGATGCGCTGGCGCTGGCCCGCTGAAAGTGTGCTGGGGCCGTCGCCGATCACGGTGTACATGCCCATCGGCAGGGCGCGGATGTCCTCCGCCACCGCCGCGCCTTCGGCAGCCGCCCAGGCCTGTTCCAGCGTGGCGCCGCTGTCGCCCACGATGTTGCTGAGGATATCGCCTGCCAGCAGCCGCGTATCCTGCAGCACCACGCCGAACTGGCGGCGCAGGGCGCGCAGCTGGAGTTCGGCCAGTTCCTTGTCGTCATAGAGGATCGAGCCGCCGCCAGGCTTCTCGAAACCGAGCATGAGGCGCATCAGGGTGGACTTGCCCGAGCCCGAGGCGCCCACAATGGCGACGAAGTCGCCGGGCCGCGCGCTGAAGCTCACTTCATGCAGCACCGGGGGACCCTTGAAATAGGCGAAGCTCAGGTGGTTCACCTCGATCTGGCCGCTGAGCGGTCCGGGACGCGTCTTGCCCTGTTCCGGTTCCGGTACGGTATCGAGGATGGGCCGCGCCTTCACGTAGGCGCCCGACACCGCCACAATGTCGATCAGCGTTTCGCACAGCACCAGCACGCCGTGGAAGACGCCGCCGAAGGCGGCGAAGAAACCAACGAATTCGCCCGCCGACAGATGGTCGCGGCTGCCCGTCATCATGAGCCCCGCCACGGCGAACAGCAGCAGCACCGCGAAATGGTCCAGGGCCCGGAAGAAAACGCGTTCCGCCACGCGCAGCGATCCCTGTCCCACATTTGGCACTTCACCCAGAGCGTGCTCGCGGCTCCATTGCGAGAACGCGCGGCTTTCCGCGCCAGCGGCGCGCAGCTTGCCCACACCCTGGATCAGCTGCAGCACCAGGGTAGAGAGCTTGCGCGGCGGATC encodes:
- a CDS encoding TolC family protein, whose translation is MQRSLFTLLLAASPALWAQDLLLRDAVALALARSPDISLQRSTQQAAEGVARSSNAPFDLVQTAALGGTRDERPLRADERARYLSAGPDQLIDGSTTSLGASRQFANGLQLSGLYAVTRADDNVQGAQNIPRQTSDRLTFTLRVPLQKNPGKDAAAARNAATLDAAAAARETEQAVARTVLAVVQAYWDWAARQSAADVAAAAETRTRQLRRETEKLVEADELPPADLNLLTAAVTEREAARIGAEQRARDGRFALARLYGMDAGETAALAPPAQRLPEHAGSDSMAALGAQALQRRADVAALRLREEAMDTRLKAARNSDKPALDLDVSAYYAGLREGARTAAAAFDPTSRHSGPGIAAKLSLQWPVQNSANSGALQVAAANADSARLRRVTLEQSVTASMESAYQAYNAYAAQLRASELTIARYRAALQDTSTRRQLGSATLIDVLNVEDRLNNALLARLQFQQGYATARAQILYETGRLLRTGPDGTLSVALDELLP
- a CDS encoding cyclic nucleotide-binding domain-containing protein, whose product is MRKVLFILSELRDEDVDWIASHGERRAYPAGTELIPYDSRVDSVYFVIDGSFAVLTGKGDVIVELGSGEIIGEMSLVDPARTTAIVRAGEGAVALRLPHAVLREKLAQDAPFAARFYRALSVFMSDRIRHTTRRFGYGGGAPDPDAPQMSEINEELVDKIHLAGARFDRMLKRLAS